A region from the Lysobacter sp. BMK333-48F3 genome encodes:
- the cydX gene encoding cytochrome bd-I oxidase subunit CydX, whose translation MWYFAWILGLALACCFGVLNAMWFELHEEDERGRREALEDGP comes from the coding sequence ATGTGGTACTTCGCCTGGATCCTCGGCCTGGCCCTGGCCTGCTGTTTCGGCGTGCTCAACGCGATGTGGTTCGAACTGCACGAAGAAGACGAACGCGGCCGGCGCGAGGCGCTGGAGGACGGCCCCTGA